From Triticum aestivum cultivar Chinese Spring unplaced genomic scaffold, IWGSC CS RefSeq v2.1 scaffold51842, whole genome shotgun sequence:
AGATCACACCACCATACTTGAATTTAATGCCGCAATCAGGTCAACTCTAAGCTAGTACTAGTACGTACGCGCTGTGGAGCTATGCTACTACGTATACTATGTTAAAAAAAAGGGAGCTGATGTACGGAAGGGAACTTGGTGCACCCGGGTGCTAGCCATATATGCGCAAAATATCTTAGTAATTGCAACAAATTATAAAAAACACATAACTTTTTTAGAGTCAAATGTGATCAAgtaattttttgacattttttaaTTACAGTAGTAATTTATTTTGTGTGCGCTGGCTGATGTACTTGTTAATGAGTGTTGCATCTCAAACTTGGCAAGGTCTATAAAACCCTCCAAGCGGGCTGCCTACCGGAAGCCTCACTCTGGAGTCTGGAGTCGATCTGGAGCTTGTGGTACAGCAGTAGCCACTCAAGTTGGTTGGTTACACTCTGCTCAGTACTACAGCTCCACTGTATCTCTACAAGCTGCTAGCCACTCAAGTGAGCTGAAGCACGGCCACAGTTTGTTATCTCATCAGGTTACAAGGTACGTTACTTGTGCACAGTGTGTTTGTTCATCGATATTTCCTCAGCTAGATTGTAATCTTGCGACAAATTCGTAGAAACTAAATGTACTATGCTCATATATAGACATAGGTGAGTAGTAAGTGTATCATTCCGAGAGGCAAGAATCCAAGATCTTGGATCAGGGGCCAAGACGGAGGCGGTGCCGTGGGGTGAAGCAACCTACCTCACATGCTGTGTTGTTGGAACCGAGCTTAGCAGCTGCGCTTCCAAGAACACATCGTATCACTAACCTGGGCTGCGCTTCCCGATCCATCAGCACAGTTACCAACGTGCTCACGCACTGACTGAGCTGACTGATCGATCCATCCATCGAGCAAGCAAGCTACGCTTTAATCGTTGGAGTGATCTGAGCAAGCAGCCATGGCGTCGTCGTGGTGGGGCGACAAGGAGGAGCATGGCACGCCGGTGGTGGTCAAGATGGACAACCCCTACTCGCTGGTGGAGATCGACGGCCCCGGCATGGACAGCTCCGAGAAGGCGCGGCGTAGCAAGAACGCCAAGCAGTTCAAGTGGGTGCTCCTCCTGCGCGCGCACCGCGCCGTCGGCTGCGTcgcgtggctcgccggcggctTCTGGGGCCTCCTGGGCGCCGTCAACCGGCGCGTCCGCCGGAGCCGGGACGCCGACGCGGAGCCCGACGCCGAGGCCTCGGGGCGCGGCCGCCACATGCTCGGCTTCCTCCGCGCGTTCCTGCTCCTCTCGCTCGCCATGCTCGCCTTCGAGACGGCGGCCTACCTCAAAGGGTGGCACTACTTCCCTCGGGACCTGCCGGAGCACTACCTCCGGCAGCTCCCCGAGCACCTGCAGAACCTGccggagcacctccgccacctgccgGAGAACCTCCGCCACCTGCCGGACGGCCTCCGCATGCCGGAGCAGCAGGAGATCCAGGGGTGGCTCCACCGCGCCTACGTGGCGTGGCTCGCCTTCCGCATCGACTACATTGCGTGGGCCATAGAGAAGCTCTCCGGCTTCTGCATCGTCCTCTTCATGGTGCAGTCCATCGACCGCATCCTCCTCTGCCTCGGCTGCTTCTGGATCAAGGTCCGCGGCATCAAACCCGGCCTCGTCGCCACCAAGAAACGTGGCAACAAATACGCTGATGACAATGACCTCGAGGACGGCGATGACCTCGGCGCCTACTTCCCCATGGTCCTTCTGCAGAtgcccatgtgtaacgagaaagaGGTACGTGCATCATGCATGCATGCTTTGTAtctgcttgatgctacattttttgATACTTACGTTTTAATGAAACTGATGTGCAGGTGTACGAGACGTCGATCTCACACGTGTGCCAGATCGACTGGCCGCGGGATCGCATGCTGGTGCAGGTGCTGGACGACTCGGACGACGAGACGTGCCAGATGCTCATCAGGGCGGAGGTGACCAAGTGGAACCAGAGGGGAGTGAACATCATCTACCGCCACCGGCTGTCGCGTACAGGGTACAAGGCCGGCAACCTCAAGTCCGCCATGAGCTGCGAGTACGTCAAGGACTACGAGTTCGTCGCCATCTTCGACGCCGACTTCCAGCCCAACCCAGACTTCCTAAAGCTCACAGTCCCACACTTCAAGGTGCACTAATTAACTCGACTATCTATGCATTGCTTAACGTTAACTCCGTTGACAGGCATGATAAAAGAGAGATCTACTACCTAGCTAGCTGGACTAACTTTTACGCTCACGCATCTAAGTCCACATGGATCGATCTCAGATTTGGCTGTTGACCTAGCTAGTAGTAcatctgtaaacaaatataagacgttttagatcactactttgCTAGTCTAGCACATACTACTTGTAGAACTACAAAGAAATTCGCTTTGAATTTACATGTGTAGATGGAATGATGGAATGATATTTGTTTGTAGGGGAACCCGGAGCTTGGGCTGGTGCAGGCGCGTTGGAGCTTCGTGAACAAGGACGAGAACCTGCTGACCCGGCTGCAGAACATCAATCTGTGCTTCCATTTCGAGGTCGAGCAGCAGGTCAACGGCATCTACCTAAACTTCTTCGGCTTCAATGGCACCGCGGGTGTGTGGCGCATCGAGGCCCTCGAGGACTCGGGCGGTTGGATGGAGCGCACCACCGTGGAGGACATGGACATCGCCGTGCGCGCCCATCTACAGGGATGGAAGTTCATCTACCTCAACGATGTTAAGGTAAATTATATTGTACTACTCTATATCGGATGCAATCTAGTTAGCTACGTTAAAAAAAGTATGAAGCCAATATAC
This genomic window contains:
- the LOC123172297 gene encoding probable xyloglucan glycosyltransferase 3 — its product is MASSWWGDKEEHGTPVVVKMDNPYSLVEIDGPGMDSSEKARRSKNAKQFKWVLLLRAHRAVGCVAWLAGGFWGLLGAVNRRVRRSRDADAEPDAEASGRGRHMLGFLRAFLLLSLAMLAFETAAYLKGWHYFPRDLPEHYLRQLPEHLQNLPEHLRHLPENLRHLPDGLRMPEQQEIQGWLHRAYVAWLAFRIDYIAWAIEKLSGFCIVLFMVQSIDRILLCLGCFWIKVRGIKPGLVATKKRGNKYADDNDLEDGDDLGAYFPMVLLQMPMCNEKEVYETSISHVCQIDWPRDRMLVQVLDDSDDETCQMLIRAEVTKWNQRGVNIIYRHRLSRTGYKAGNLKSAMSCEYVKDYEFVAIFDADFQPNPDFLKLTVPHFKGNPELGLVQARWSFVNKDENLLTRLQNINLCFHFEVEQQVNGIYLNFFGFNGTAGVWRIEALEDSGGWMERTTVEDMDIAVRAHLQGWKFIYLNDVKVLCELPESYQAYRKQQHRWHSGPMQLFRLCLPAIIKSKIPLWKKANLVMLFFLLRKLILPFYSFTLFCVILPLTMFVPEAELPIWVICYVPMIMSVLNILPAPKSFPFVIPYLLFENTMSVTKFNAMVSGLFQLGSSYEWVVTKKAGRTSSESDIFAMAEKTDTATRPAPRLVRGVSEAGLEAWAKTHQLDNKDLQLKAEAEEVTSLAAAIKKTSKAKPPNRIFKKELALAFLLLIAATRSLLSAQGLHFYFLLFQGVTFLVVGLDLIGEQVS